Proteins encoded by one window of Macaca mulatta isolate MMU2019108-1 chromosome 10, T2T-MMU8v2.0, whole genome shotgun sequence:
- the TOB2 gene encoding protein Tob2 — protein MQLEIKVALNFIISYLYNKLPRRRADLFGEELERLLKNKYEGHWYPEKPLKGSGFRCVHIGEMVDPVVELAAKRSGLAVEDVRANVPEELSVWIDPFEVSYQIGEKGAVKVLYLDDSEGCGAPELDKEIKSSFNPDAQVFVPIGSQDSSLSNSPSPSFGQSPSPTFIPRSAQPITFTTASFAATKFGSTKMKKGGGAASGGGVASSGAGGQQPPQQPRMARSPTNSLLKHKSLSLSMHSLNFITANPAPQSQLSPNAKEFVYNGGGSPSLFFDAADGQGSGAGTCNSSSFDMAQVFGGGANSLFLEKTPFVEGLSYNLNTMQYPSQPFQPVVLAN, from the coding sequence ATGCAGCTAGAGATCAAAGTGGCCCTGAACTTCATCATCTCCTACTTGTACAACAAGCTGCCCCGGCGCCGGGCAGACCTGTTTGGGGAGGAGCTAGAGcggcttttgaaaaataaatatgaaggcCACTGGTACCCTGAAAAACCCCTGAAGGGCTCTGGCTTCCGCTGTGTTCACATTGGGGAGATGGTGGACCCCGTGGTGGAGCTGGCCGCCAAGCGGAGTGGCCTGGCGGTGGAAGATGTGCGGGCCAATGTGCCTGAGGAGCTGAGTGTCTGGATTGATCCCTTTGAGGTGTCCTACCAGATTGGTGAGAAGGGAGCTGTGAAAGTGCTGTACCTGGATGATAGTGAGGGCTGTGGTGCCCCAGAGCTGGACAAGGAGATCAAGAGCAGCTTCAACCCTGACGCCCAGGTGTTCGTGCCCATTGGCAGCCAGGACAGCTCCCTGTCTAACTCCCCATCACCATCCTTTGGCCAGTCACCCAGCCCTACCTTCATTCCCCGCTCCGCTCAGCCCATCACCTTTACCACCGCCTCTTTCGCTGCCACCAAATTTGGCTCCACTAAGATGAAGAAGGGTGGCGGGGCAGCAAGTGGTGGGGGTGTAGCCAGCAGTGGGGCAGGTGGCCAGCAGCCACCACAGCAGCCTCGCATGGCCCGTTCACCCACCAACAGCCTGCTGAAGCACAAGAGCCTCTCTCTGTCTATGCATTCACTGAACTTCATCACGGCCAACCCAGCCCCTCAGTCCCAGCTCTCGCCCAATGCCAAGGAGTTCGTGTACAACGGTGGTGGCTCGCCCAGCCTCTTCTTCGATGCGGCCGATGGCCAGGGCAGTGGGGCTGGCACCTGCAACAGCAGCAGCTTTGACATGGCCCAGGTATTTGGAGGTGGTGCCAACAGCCTCTTCCTGGAGAAGACACCCTTTGTGGAAGGCCTCAGCTACAACCTGAACACCATGCAGTATCCCAGCCAGCCGTTCCAGCCCGTGGTGCTGGCCAACTGA